Part of the Streptomyces sp. RFCAC02 genome is shown below.
TGGACCTGGTGGCGCGGGCGCCGCTGCCGGGGCGCCGTACGGCGTTCGACCTGGGCACGGGGACCGGTGTGCTCGCGACGGTACTGGCGCGCCGGGGCGTCGGGCGTGTCACGGCGACCGACATCAGCGCACGGGCGCGGGCGTGCGCGCGGGACAACGTACGGCGGCTCGGCCTGGGCAACCGCGTGCAGGTGGCCGACGGGCCGGCGCTCTACCCGGAGGGCCGTGCCGACGTGGTGGTCTGCAACCCGCCGTGGTTGCCGGGCAGTCCGTCGTCGGCTCTGGAACGGGGCGTGTACGACGCGGACAGCGGCATGCTGCGCGCCTTCCTGACCGGCCTCGCCGCCCACCTGGAACCGGGCGGCGAGGGCTGGCTGATCCTGTCGGACCTGGCGGAACGGCTGGGACTCAGGCGGGAGGACGAGGTCACGGAGGCGATCGCAGCGGCGGGCCTGCACGTGGTGGACCGCATGGACACACACCCGAACCACCGCCGCGCACGGGATACGACGGACCCCCTCCACGCGGCACGCGGAGCGGAAGTCACATCACTGTGGCGGCTGTCGGCACCCTGAATCCCACAACTCCGACCAGACCGGCCGGGAACCTCTGCGACCATGGGCGGGTGCGGCAGCAGACGCCGAATCACGAAACGGCAAAGTCCCCCTAACACCCCAGCTCACCAAGGGTGCTCCCCGCGCAGGCGGGGGTGGTCCGGGGGGGTCCCCGGAGGGTTCCCGTGGGGTTCCGTGCTCCCCGCGCAGGCGGGGGTGGTCCGACGCCGCCCCGGCGACCATTGCTTGGCCGCGCGTGCTCCCCGCGCAGGCGGGGGTGGTCCGAGCTTTGCCGTCGGAACTCTTGACGGTGTCCTGTGCTCCCCGCGCGAGCGGGGGTGGTCCGGTGATCGCCGACCTCGGCGCGGCCGGCGGCGGGTGCTCCCCGCGCGAGCGGGGGTGGTCCGTTGGCCGACTGCGAGTCGATGAAGGTCGGTGAGTGCTCCCCGCGCGAGCGGGGGTGGTCCGCTCGTCTCGGCCGGGATGGCGACGCCGGTCGCGTGCTCCCCGCGCAGGCGGGGGTGGTCCGCGCGGCTCAATGTCGACCGCGGCTCGTTCGGCGTGCTCCCCGCGCAAGCGGGGGTGGTTTCAATGCGTTGGCCGAATCGGGGTGTCCAGGCCAGGATGCGGTTGTGCGTGATGTCCGTGAGGATCCCGAGTTGCTTGGGCTGGTTCGCCGCTTCGTCACGCCTGACCGGCGGTATCTCAAGCTCGGTGGGGGGCTCCTGGGCATGGCCGAGGACCGGCGCGTCGAGTTCCTGCGGAGGGTCGGTGAGGCCGCCGGCGGCATCACGGCCCGGGAGTTGACCGTCCTGTTCGAAGGCGGTTGGCGCGAACGCAGAACGGCGGCCT
Proteins encoded:
- a CDS encoding class I SAM-dependent methyltransferase, whose protein sequence is MSTIRWTEDRTARSARWHSENATPPPARVVVADDRMPADTAHRLAAGGTALLWRGDYHNARHLLRAMGRRLDRAAPRRPGATALDMYRAHRAARGQRARVLGRLVVLLDAAYALDLRRAPDVRAACAEAYGPGRGPMVVSLTELLGVIGARQWRVRGVEVPALGARVHPHYGVFSPVRGEYVDLVARAPLPGRRTAFDLGTGTGVLATVLARRGVGRVTATDISARARACARDNVRRLGLGNRVQVADGPALYPEGRADVVVCNPPWLPGSPSSALERGVYDADSGMLRAFLTGLAAHLEPGGEGWLILSDLAERLGLRREDEVTEAIAAAGLHVVDRMDTHPNHRRARDTTDPLHAARGAEVTSLWRLSAP